In Methylobacterium sp. WL1, the sequence GCTGGCCTCGACGCTCGACGGGTTGGCCTCCAGGGTGATTTCGATATCCGAGGCCATCGCCCAGTGCGCCGCCACCGCGTCGAGCAGGCCCGCCACCGTCGCGGGATCCATCAGCGACGGCGTACCGCCGCCGAGGAAGATGCTGGTGACGGTGCGGCCCGGGGTACGGGCGGCGCTGTGGGCGATCTCCGCCCGGAATGCGTCGAGGTAGCGCGCCTGATCCACGCCCGCATGCCGGACGTGGCTGTTGAAGTCGCAATATGGGCACTTCGCGGCGCAGAAGGGCCAGTGCAGGTAGATGCCGAAGCCCGCGTCGCGGGTCGGATGGTCCGGGCCGGTCGAAGTCATGATCGCCGGGATGTGCGCGTGCCAGCGCGGTTTGGCAATCAGGCCGCCGGCGCCAGGCAGGCGCGGCTCAACAACACGAAGGCCCGGGCGCGGTGCGACAGCCCCTCCCCCTTCTGCCAATCGACACCGTGCTTCTCCTCGGCGCTCATCTCGCCGAAGGTCCGGGCATGGCCGTCCGGCTGGAAGATCGGATCGTAGCCGAAGCCGGCATCGCCCCGCGGCGGAACGAGCGTGCCGAACACACGGCCCTCGAAAAGCTCGGTATGGCCGTCCGGCCAGGCGAGCACGAGCGCGGAGACGAAATGCGCCGTCCGGTCGCTCGCGTCGCGCTGTTCCAGCTCCGAGACGATGCGTGCCATCGCGCCGGAAAAGTCCTTGGTCGGACCGGCCCAGCGCGCGGAGAAGATGCCCGGCGCGCCGTCCAGTGCATCGACGCAGAGGCCGGAATCGTCCGCGAAGGCGGGCAGTCCGGTCGCCTTGGCGGCGGCATGCGCCTTGATGGCGGCGTTCTCGGAGAACATCGTGCCGGTCTCGTCAGGCTCGGGCAGCCCCAGCTCGCCGGCCGAGACCGCCTCGATCCCGAACGGTGCCAGCAGCTCGCGCATCTCGGTGAGCTTGCCCGCGTTGTGGGTTGCGATCACCACCTTGCCGGTCAGCCTGCGGCTCACGCGATCGTCTCCTTCTGGAGCGCCACCAGCCGGTCGGTGCCGGCGCGGGCCAGCCGCAGCAATTCGAGGAGCTGGGCCTCGGAGAACGGCTCCATCTCGGCGGTGCCCTGCACCTCGACGATGCCGCCCTTGCCGGTCAGCACGAAGTTCGCGTCGGTCTCGGCCGCCGAATCCTCGGCGTAGTCGAGGTCGAGCACCGGTGTGCCCTTGTACAGGCCGCAAGACACGGCCGCGACGTGGTCGCGCAGCGGGTCCACCGAGATGATCGAGCGGGTGCGCATCCAGGCGAAGCAATCGTAGAGCGCCACCCAGGCACCGGTTATCGCCGCGGTCCGGGTGCCGCCATCGGCCTGGATCACGTCGC encodes:
- the rdgB gene encoding RdgB/HAM1 family non-canonical purine NTP pyrophosphatase codes for the protein MSRRLTGKVVIATHNAGKLTEMRELLAPFGIEAVSAGELGLPEPDETGTMFSENAAIKAHAAAKATGLPAFADDSGLCVDALDGAPGIFSARWAGPTKDFSGAMARIVSELEQRDASDRTAHFVSALVLAWPDGHTELFEGRVFGTLVPPRGDAGFGYDPIFQPDGHARTFGEMSAEEKHGVDWQKGEGLSHRARAFVLLSRACLAPAA
- the rph gene encoding ribonuclease PH, whose translation is MRPSKRAADELRPVTLERAVSRYAEGSCLVSFGNTRVLCTASLEERGPPWLRGSGKGWVTAEYAMLPRATHDRTRREINSGKPSGRTQEIQRLIGRSLRAVTNLPAMGERQITVDCDVIQADGGTRTAAITGAWVALYDCFAWMRTRSIISVDPLRDHVAAVSCGLYKGTPVLDLDYAEDSAAETDANFVLTGKGGIVEVQGTAEMEPFSEAQLLELLRLARAGTDRLVALQKETIA